The genome window GAATCGCGGAAATCCACCAGCGTCACGTCGCGCGCCAGAAGGTCCTGCGCCTCGTCGAGGGCGAGGATCTGTTCGAGCGCCGCGACCGGTTCCCTTTCGGGAAGAAGCAGACGCTGATCGCGGTCGAGCACTATCGTCCAGCGCCGCTCGCCCATGCGGACGAGGCCGCGCATCCGGTCCTCGAGCGGCGCGGCCGCGGCGATCAGGGCGAGCGCCTCGGGCACCACCTTGTCGGCCCCGCGTCCGGAGACGAGCGGCAGATCCCCGCGATCGAGTCTGCGGGTCAGGGCCGCCGTCTTGCGCCCCTGGTCGTCGAGCAGGTCGAGCCCGCCGGAATGACGCCAGACGATCGCCGGCACGCGTTCGGCCACCTGAAGATGCAGGACGCCGCCGGACTTGATCACGAGATCCGCACGTTCCACCGCGTCGAGGGCCGCGACGCGGGCCTGGAGCGCCGGCAGGTCGAGATCGAAGGAACTGGTCGGAAGCTTCAGCGGCAGAAGCTCGCGGATCTCGGCCTCGATCTTGGGGGTGGCCCCGTCGACCGCGAGGAGCTTGACCATGAACTCGTCGCGCTGCTGGATCTCGGATTTGACCTCCTGCCACCAGGTCGCCATCGCCTCGCGCCGTTCGACATCGCTGAACGACAATCCGATGACGAGCGCGATCGAGGAGAGCGGCAGACCGAAGACGAAGGCACGGCGGACACTGGGCGTCAGGGCAAGCCGCTGGAGCCTGTAGGAGAGGCGCGAGGGCGCCGGATCGCGACGCGGTGCATTGCTCATCGCTGGCACGACGCGTCTTCGACGATCCAGCGGCAGAACGCGCCGAACTCGATCCCCGCATGGCGGGCCTGCTCGGGGGCGAGCGAGGTGGGCGTCATGCCGGGCTGGGTGTTGAGCTCGAGCACGACCAGA of Palleronia sp. LCG004 contains these proteins:
- a CDS encoding cell division protein FtsQ/DivIB, which produces MSNAPRRDPAPSRLSYRLQRLALTPSVRRAFVFGLPLSSIALVIGLSFSDVERREAMATWWQEVKSEIQQRDEFMVKLLAVDGATPKIEAEIRELLPLKLPTSSFDLDLPALQARVAALDAVERADLVIKSGGVLHLQVAERVPAIVWRHSGGLDLLDDQGRKTAALTRRLDRGDLPLVSGRGADKVVPEALALIAAAAPLEDRMRGLVRMGERRWTIVLDRDQRLLLPEREPVAALEQILALDEAQDLLARDVTLVDFRDSERPTARLAEESARTLRQTMMTELGDD